A DNA window from Pyrus communis chromosome 3, drPyrComm1.1, whole genome shotgun sequence contains the following coding sequences:
- the LOC137728080 gene encoding cyclase-associated protein 1-like produces the protein MEEKLILRLESAVSRLEELSLSGGGRSATARGFEDAPLDPSIVAYEDLIGQYLGRVSAAAEKIGGQVLDITKVLQQAFSTQKDLLIQVKQTQKPDNAGLAEFLKPLNEAITKANSLTEGRRSDFFNHLKTAADSLSALVWIAYTGKECGMSMPIAHVEESWQMAEFYCNKILVEYKTKDPNHLEWAKALKELYLPGLRDYVKSFYPLGPVWSSTGKAVTAASSKPKAPAPGAPAPPPPPSASLFSSETSQASSSRPKEGMAAVFQEINSGKPVTSGLRKVTADMKTKNRADRSGVVGTHEKESRTSSPAVAKVGPPKFELQMGRKWVVENQIVKKDLVISECDSKQSVYIFGCKDSVLQIQGKVNNITIDKCANMGVLFTDVVAACEIVNCNRVEVQCQGSAPTVSVDNTTGCQFYLSKDALGASITTAKSSEVNILVPSSGADGDWAEHALPEQFIHMFKDGRFETTPVSHSAGG, from the exons ATGGAGGAGAAGCTGATACTGAGGCTGGAATCGGCTGTGTCGCGCTTAGAGGAGCTGTCGCTGTCCGGTGGTGGACGGTCGGCGACAGCCCGGGGTTTCGAGGATGCGCCGCTGGATCCGTCGATTGTGGCTTATGAGGATCTGATTGGGCAGTACCTGGGTAGGGTTTCGGCCGCAGCTGAGAAGATTGGGGGGCAGGTGCTGGACATCACCAAGGTTCTCCAGCAAGCTTTTTCTACTCAGAAGGACCTGCTTATCCAGGTTAAGCAAACTCAG AAACCTGACAATGCAGGGTTAGCTGAGTTTCTGAAACCACTGAACGAGGCCATCACAAAGGCAAATTCTTTGACCGAAGGGCGGCGATCTGATTTTTTTAATCACTTGAAGACTGCTGCTGACAGTCTCTCAGCTTTGGTATGGATTGCATATACAGGGAAGGAATGTG GTATGAGCATGCCTATTGCACATGTCGAAGAAAGTTGGCAGATGGCTGAATTCTACTGCAACAAG ATTCTTGTGGAGTATAAAACCAAAGACCCAAATCATTTAGAGTGGGCCAAAGCTCTCAAGGAACTGTATTTGCCTGGTTTAAGAGATTATGTTAAGAGTTTCTATCCGTTGGGTCCAGTTTGGAGTTCAACCGGAAAAGCTGTAACtgctgcttcttcaaaaccaAAAGCTCCTGCACCAGGTGCCCCtgctcctccacctcctccatcAGCATCACTCTTTAGCTCCGAAACTTCACAGGCTTCATCATCTCGCCCCAAAGAAGGGATGGCAGCTGTTTTCCAAGAGATTAATTCTGGAAAGCCAGTGACTTCAG GTCTGAGAAAGGTGACAGCTGATATGAAGACAAAGAATCGTGCTGACAGAAGTGGCGTTGTTGGTACCCATGAGAAGGAAAGTCGTACGAGTTCACCTGCTGTTGCTAAAGTAGGACCACCAAAGTTTGAGCTCCAAATGGGTCGCAA GTGGGTTGTTGAGAATCAGATTGTGAAGAAAGATTTGGTTATTAGTGAATGTGATTCAAAACAGTCTGTATATATTTTTGGGTGCAAAGATTCTGTTCTTCAAATTCAAG GGAAAGTAAACAACATTACCATTGACAAATGTGCTAACATGGGAGTCCTGTTTACG GATGTTGTGGCTGCTTGTGAGATCGTAAATTGCAACCGTGTTGAGGTGCAATGCCAG GGCTCCGCTCCTACAGTTTCAGTGGACAACACAACTGGCTGTCAATTTTATTTGAGCAAAGATGCTCTGGGGGCATCTATAACAACTGCTAAGTCCAGTGAGGTCAATATATTGGTACCCAGTTCTGGAGCTGATGGTGATTGG GCGGAGCATGCTTTGCCGGAACAGTTTATTCATATGTTTAAGGACGGTCGCTTTGAAACTACTCCAGTCTCTCACTCAGCCGGAGGGTAA